The following proteins come from a genomic window of Mycolicibacterium rufum:
- a CDS encoding PQQ-dependent sugar dehydrogenase: protein MSGTARSLRQVTRGVWRVLARSCALTAVLLVAILISNPQAPAWADDPSSPSTTASDQDAPVSTGQAGPPAAQTDTADHEADHDTTSSADPGVTEESAEATEADVPRGRTRHSRIAERDTQRRARREARRESPHTAASTGSPQAPAPEQAVVDRRSISTAQAHVAPVLSTVTPSASASGTSANVSLSHPVTATVTATVPDAPTTTRQSSVPVGIRLLTSVLSRLLSPRPADSGESPLMWGVLAWTRRSVDQRSGSPSAAGGSAVPTLALAAAPATPAFVQVAAATPQTAQASVAVTYTAAQIAGDTNVLAIGWNNATSTITSVTDSAGNAYRLASPTARGSGISQAIYYASGIKGTAAGTNTVTVVFNTATPYVDIRALEYSGLDPVNPFDRTASATGTGTAASSGAVTTTAANELIFAAGMTTGAFSGPGTGFSSRIITTPDADIAQDRVVSATGSYGATAALSGSAPWLLQVATFKAATSTGGDTTAPTVSVTAPSGTVSGTVSITATAADNVGVAGVQFLVDNAVVGVEDTASPYAVALDTTALVNGTHTLTARARDTSGNTTVSAPVTITVNNAAAPGTFRNEILATGLNLPTAMTFLPDGRMLVAELGGTVKVLSAPYTQADPTPFLQITNIGTAGDATVEQQGIYDIALDPNYATNHYFYVSYTANTPNRDRLSRFTANATSTGTVAGSELVIYQDTQDANAEHHGGAITFGNDGKIYFTTGDAFQGAPSQSLASPRGKVLRFNTDGTIPTDNPFYDGSGPNYDAVWALGLRNPYRAYYDAPTGRLLIGDVGGNDPSTAVEELNVGVRGANYGWPNVEGNSTNPAYTSPIYSYPHLGRDAAITGGFVYHGTQFPSSYQGSYFFADYAQNTIKRLTFDANGNVNGVFNVDPADGTPDGSTGDVVYLTQGPDGALYYIDIGVSDTTGTVGVSKIRRISYTGSTNLPPVAKASATPTSGATPLTVAFSSAGSSDPEGQTLSYAWDFGDQTTSTAANPTHTYTTPGNYQARLTVSDGVNSTISSPLNVVAGNAPTVSIQSPTDGVTFKAGDVITFSGSATDVEDGTLPASAYTWTFDFLHDTHVHPGTPIVGVTSGTFTVPTSGHDWEDNTRYRVSLTVTDSSGLQTTKSVYVYPQKVNLTFNTAPNGAAIYVDGVAHTTPFVLNDLIGFTHTISAPDQTIGGNTYTFSSWSDGAAQSHTLVVPATAQTYSANFTLANPVTPPGFVQVSAATPQTSQSSVTVKYTGAQTAGNTNVLAIGWNNATSSVTSVVDSAGNTYQLAVPPARGNGISQAIYYAANIKGSTAGSNTVTVTFNTATPYVDLRALEYSGLDRVNPFDVGASAAGTGTTASSGAVTTTSANALVFAAGMTTGAFLGAGTGFSSRIITTPDADLAQDRLVSTAGTYSATAPLGASSAWLMQVAAFRAAAVTDTTAPSVSVTAPNTTLSGTVALSATASDNVGVAGVQFLVDNVAVGAQDTTSPYGVSWDTTTVTNGTHTLTARATDSSGNTALSAPITVTVNNGATDTIAPTVAVTAPSGTVSGTLTLSATASDNVAVAGVQFLVDNTAVGAQDTTSPYSVSWNSATVANGTHTVTARATDTSGNTTLSAPVTITVNNSVSAPPGFVQVSAATPQTDQASVTVKYSSTQAAGDTNVVAIGWNNATSTITSVTDSAGNTYRVAVPTARGAGLSQAIYYASNIKAAAAGSNTVTVVFNTATPYVDVRALEYSGLDPVNPFGAGVSGSGTGTSASAGSVTTTTANELLFTAGMTTGGFSGAGTGFTSRIITAPDLDIAQDRLAGTAGSYGATATLSGSAAWLLQTATFKAATTSGGDTIAPTVAVTAPSGTVSGTLTLSATASDNVAVAGVQFLVDNTAVGAQDTTSPYSVSWNSATVANGTHTVTARAIDTSGNTTLSAPVTITVNNAAVATTTSIFFESSPSVGEAKGSVMVPIGRSGDLTRVSTIEYGITPDTATSGVDYIGGSGTITMAAGVSRVFVPVQILNDGLSEPTETFVVSIINVDSGSTLLFPRTARINILDDENPVTDPVSPPLTSNYTVTEQSVITGLNQPLAFQFAPQNPSLVYVAEKGGVIKVFNVSTGVQQSTFVDIRPKVNNAQDRGLLDIALDPQFGQPVAQGQPEHNYVYAFYVVDPPGTAANPSGTNAGPDGGGNRFAYVVRFTADAATNFTTAVPGSEVVLLGGAGVSLNDISGGGAVDSTSDTSLPESGFNASTGKYVDNYLKVDSRSHAGGSLAFGPDGALYVGIGDGTSFDVVDPRTRSVQNIDSLSGKILRIDPTTGSGLPDNPFVKPGDDLNANHSKVYQLGLRNPFSIAFAGDGRLFISNTGWYSWEEIESGYAGANFGWPYYEGGDNGAVLPAPGYRDLPSDPARGLPSAADFYAAVASGAKVMTPAFRAFAHDPNQPGFQLGAIVGVDAVYSGSRYPTEFTNDIFFSDVNDGEVYVVDSNNSSEVKYLYTSTKVPVAFSQGPDGYIYVANLNGSITRLQIVPKQV from the coding sequence ATGAGTGGGACGGCTCGTTCACTGCGGCAGGTCACGCGGGGGGTCTGGCGGGTGCTCGCACGGTCGTGCGCGCTGACCGCTGTTCTCCTGGTGGCGATACTCATCAGCAACCCGCAGGCGCCGGCTTGGGCCGACGATCCGTCGTCACCGTCCACGACGGCGTCCGATCAGGACGCTCCGGTCTCCACCGGCCAGGCGGGACCTCCTGCGGCGCAGACCGACACGGCCGACCACGAGGCCGACCATGACACCACGTCTTCAGCGGACCCAGGGGTCACCGAAGAATCGGCAGAAGCAACGGAGGCCGACGTGCCCCGGGGCCGGACGCGGCACTCGAGAATCGCCGAGCGGGACACGCAACGGCGCGCGCGGCGTGAAGCGCGGCGCGAGTCGCCCCATACTGCGGCCTCCACCGGCTCGCCACAGGCGCCGGCGCCCGAGCAAGCGGTTGTGGACCGCCGGAGCATCAGCACCGCGCAAGCGCACGTCGCGCCCGTGCTCTCGACCGTGACACCGAGCGCCTCGGCGTCGGGCACGTCGGCGAACGTGTCGCTGTCGCACCCGGTGACGGCAACAGTCACGGCCACCGTGCCCGACGCGCCCACGACCACCCGGCAGTCGTCGGTGCCGGTCGGCATCAGGCTTCTCACCTCCGTGCTGTCGCGGTTGCTGTCACCCCGGCCGGCGGACTCGGGTGAGTCGCCGCTGATGTGGGGTGTGCTGGCTTGGACCCGCCGGTCCGTCGACCAGCGGTCCGGATCTCCGTCCGCTGCGGGCGGGTCCGCGGTGCCGACGCTGGCCCTCGCCGCTGCCCCGGCGACCCCCGCATTCGTGCAGGTCGCAGCCGCCACACCGCAGACAGCCCAAGCCTCTGTCGCCGTCACCTACACCGCAGCGCAGATCGCCGGAGACACCAATGTGCTTGCCATCGGCTGGAACAACGCGACATCGACGATCACGTCGGTGACCGACTCGGCCGGCAACGCCTACCGATTGGCGTCGCCCACCGCTCGAGGTTCGGGGATCAGTCAGGCCATCTACTACGCCTCGGGCATCAAGGGGACGGCCGCGGGAACGAACACGGTGACCGTCGTGTTCAACACCGCGACGCCGTATGTGGACATACGTGCCCTGGAATACAGCGGACTCGATCCCGTCAACCCCTTCGACCGGACCGCCTCGGCGACCGGCACAGGAACCGCGGCGAGCTCGGGTGCAGTCACGACGACCGCAGCCAACGAGCTGATCTTTGCCGCGGGGATGACCACCGGCGCATTCTCGGGGCCCGGTACCGGGTTCAGCTCACGGATCATCACCACGCCCGACGCCGACATCGCCCAGGACAGAGTCGTCAGCGCGACCGGAAGCTACGGTGCGACGGCCGCGTTGAGCGGGTCGGCGCCGTGGCTGCTGCAGGTGGCGACGTTCAAGGCCGCAACGTCCACCGGTGGCGACACCACCGCCCCCACGGTGTCGGTGACCGCGCCGAGCGGAACGGTGTCGGGCACGGTGAGCATCACGGCGACAGCGGCCGATAACGTCGGGGTGGCCGGAGTGCAGTTCCTCGTCGACAACGCCGTGGTCGGCGTCGAGGACACCGCGTCGCCCTACGCCGTGGCGCTGGACACCACCGCGCTGGTCAACGGGACCCACACCCTCACCGCCCGTGCCCGCGACACCAGCGGCAACACCACGGTGTCCGCCCCGGTGACCATCACCGTCAACAACGCTGCGGCGCCGGGCACGTTCCGCAACGAGATCCTGGCGACGGGGCTCAACCTTCCGACCGCGATGACCTTCCTTCCCGACGGACGCATGCTCGTCGCCGAGCTCGGTGGCACGGTCAAGGTGCTGTCAGCTCCCTACACCCAGGCTGACCCCACGCCCTTTCTGCAGATCACCAACATCGGCACCGCCGGGGACGCAACGGTCGAGCAGCAGGGGATCTACGACATCGCGTTGGACCCCAACTACGCCACCAACCACTACTTCTACGTCTCGTACACCGCCAACACGCCGAACCGCGACCGACTCTCCCGCTTCACCGCCAACGCCACATCGACCGGCACGGTGGCCGGCAGCGAGTTGGTGATCTACCAGGACACTCAAGATGCCAATGCCGAACACCACGGTGGGGCAATTACTTTCGGCAATGACGGCAAGATCTACTTCACCACCGGTGATGCGTTCCAGGGCGCACCTTCGCAGAGTCTCGCGAGTCCGCGCGGCAAGGTGCTGCGCTTCAACACCGACGGCACGATCCCGACCGACAACCCGTTCTACGATGGCAGCGGTCCGAATTACGATGCGGTCTGGGCGTTGGGGTTGCGTAATCCCTACCGCGCCTACTATGACGCGCCGACCGGCAGACTGCTCATCGGCGACGTCGGGGGAAACGATCCGTCGACCGCGGTCGAGGAACTCAACGTCGGTGTGCGGGGGGCCAACTACGGTTGGCCGAATGTCGAGGGGAACAGCACCAATCCGGCGTACACGAGCCCGATCTACTCCTATCCGCACCTCGGTCGTGATGCGGCGATCACCGGCGGTTTCGTCTACCACGGCACGCAATTCCCCAGTAGTTACCAGGGCAGCTACTTCTTCGCCGACTACGCGCAGAACACCATCAAGCGGCTGACGTTCGACGCGAACGGAAACGTCAACGGGGTCTTCAACGTCGACCCCGCCGACGGGACGCCCGATGGGTCGACCGGTGACGTCGTCTACCTGACCCAGGGGCCCGACGGCGCGCTCTACTACATCGACATCGGTGTCTCGGACACCACGGGCACCGTCGGCGTCAGCAAGATCCGGCGGATCAGCTATACCGGGAGCACCAATCTGCCGCCCGTCGCGAAGGCCTCTGCCACACCGACATCGGGGGCCACACCGCTCACCGTCGCCTTCTCCAGCGCCGGCTCGTCGGACCCGGAGGGACAGACCCTCTCCTACGCCTGGGATTTCGGTGACCAGACGACCTCAACGGCGGCGAACCCCACGCACACCTACACCACCCCCGGCAATTATCAGGCCCGGCTCACGGTGTCAGACGGAGTGAACTCCACCATCTCGTCGCCGCTCAACGTCGTCGCGGGGAACGCTCCGACGGTGAGCATCCAGTCGCCCACCGACGGTGTGACGTTCAAGGCGGGCGACGTCATCACGTTCAGCGGGAGCGCGACCGATGTGGAGGACGGCACCTTGCCTGCCAGCGCCTACACGTGGACGTTCGACTTTCTGCACGACACCCACGTGCATCCCGGAACGCCGATCGTGGGCGTGACGAGCGGAACGTTCACGGTTCCGACGTCCGGTCACGATTGGGAAGACAACACCCGATACCGGGTGTCCCTCACCGTCACCGACTCCAGCGGCTTGCAGACGACGAAATCTGTGTACGTCTACCCGCAGAAAGTGAACCTCACGTTCAACACGGCGCCCAATGGCGCGGCCATCTACGTGGACGGCGTCGCGCACACCACGCCCTTCGTGCTCAACGACCTGATCGGTTTCACCCATACGATCTCCGCTCCCGATCAGACGATCGGCGGCAACACCTACACGTTCAGTTCGTGGTCGGACGGCGCCGCCCAGTCCCACACCCTCGTCGTGCCGGCCACGGCGCAGACCTACTCCGCGAACTTCACTCTTGCCAACCCGGTCACCCCGCCCGGGTTCGTGCAGGTATCAGCGGCGACGCCGCAGACGTCTCAGTCGTCGGTCACGGTGAAATACACCGGCGCCCAGACCGCCGGGAACACCAATGTCCTTGCGATCGGCTGGAACAACGCGACGTCGTCGGTCACGTCGGTGGTCGACTCGGCGGGCAACACCTACCAGTTGGCGGTGCCGCCCGCGCGCGGGAACGGAATCAGTCAGGCGATCTACTACGCTGCCAACATCAAGGGCTCGACGGCCGGGTCGAACACGGTCACGGTCACGTTCAACACCGCCACTCCCTACGTGGACCTTCGTGCTCTGGAGTACAGCGGGTTGGACCGGGTCAACCCGTTCGATGTCGGAGCCTCCGCCGCGGGCACCGGCACCACGGCGAGTTCGGGTGCGGTGACCACCACCTCGGCCAACGCGCTGGTGTTCGCCGCGGGGATGACCACGGGCGCATTCCTCGGCGCCGGAACCGGTTTCAGCTCGCGGATCATCACCACCCCAGACGCCGATCTCGCCCAGGACAGGCTGGTCAGCACCGCCGGGACTTACAGCGCCACCGCTCCCCTGGGCGCTTCCTCGGCGTGGCTGATGCAGGTGGCCGCTTTTCGGGCCGCCGCAGTCACCGACACCACCGCCCCCTCGGTGTCGGTGACTGCGCCGAACACGACGCTGTCGGGCACGGTCGCCTTGTCCGCGACGGCCTCGGACAACGTCGGGGTGGCCGGGGTGCAGTTCCTGGTCGACAACGTCGCGGTGGGGGCGCAGGACACCACCTCGCCGTACGGCGTGTCCTGGGACACCACCACGGTGACCAACGGCACGCACACGCTGACCGCGCGCGCCACCGACTCCAGCGGCAACACGGCGCTCTCCGCGCCGATCACCGTCACCGTGAACAACGGCGCCACCGACACCATCGCCCCCACGGTGGCGGTGACCGCGCCGAGCGGGACGGTGTCGGGCACGCTGACCCTCAGCGCCACCGCATCCGACAACGTCGCGGTGGCCGGCGTGCAGTTCCTGGTGGACAACACCGCGGTCGGGGCGCAGGACACCACCTCGCCCTACAGCGTGTCCTGGAACAGCGCCACGGTGGCCAACGGCACCCACACCGTCACCGCACGGGCCACCGACACCAGCGGCAACACCACGCTGTCGGCGCCGGTGACCATCACGGTCAACAACTCGGTGTCGGCACCGCCTGGATTCGTGCAGGTGTCAGCGGCGACACCGCAGACCGACCAGGCGTCGGTGACCGTCAAGTACAGCAGCACCCAGGCCGCCGGCGACACCAATGTGGTTGCCATCGGCTGGAACAACGCGACCTCGACGATCACGTCGGTCACCGACTCGGCAGGTAACACCTACCGGGTGGCGGTGCCGACAGCGCGGGGCGCCGGGCTGAGTCAGGCGATCTACTACGCGTCGAACATCAAAGCCGCAGCGGCGGGATCGAACACGGTGACGGTCGTGTTCAACACCGCGACACCGTATGTGGACGTGCGGGCACTGGAGTACAGCGGGCTGGACCCGGTCAATCCGTTCGGGGCGGGGGTGTCAGGCTCGGGCACGGGCACGTCGGCCAGCGCGGGCTCGGTGACCACGACGACGGCCAATGAGCTGCTCTTCACGGCCGGGATGACCACCGGCGGGTTCTCAGGCGCGGGAACGGGTTTCACCTCACGGATCATCACCGCCCCGGATCTGGACATCGCCCAGGACAGGCTGGCCGGTACGGCTGGAAGCTACGGCGCCACGGCGACATTGAGCGGATCAGCCGCCTGGCTCCTGCAGACGGCCACCTTCAAGGCCGCCACGACGTCTGGCGGTGACACCATCGCCCCGACGGTGGCGGTGACCGCGCCGAGCGGCACGGTGTCGGGCACGCTGACCCTCAGCGCCACCGCATCCGACAACGTCGCGGTGGCCGGCGTGCAGTTCCTGGTGGACAACACCGCGGTCGGGGCGCAGGACACCACCTCGCCCTACAGCGTGTCCTGGAACAGCGCCACGGTGGCCAACGGCACCCACACCGTCACCGCACGGGCCATCGACACCAGCGGCAACACCACGCTGTCGGCGCCGGTGACCATCACGGTCAACAACGCGGCGGTTGCGACGACCACCTCGATCTTCTTCGAAAGTAGTCCGAGCGTGGGTGAGGCCAAGGGATCGGTGATGGTACCCATCGGACGAAGCGGCGATCTGACGCGGGTGTCGACCATCGAATACGGAATCACGCCCGATACCGCGACCTCGGGAGTGGACTACATCGGCGGCAGCGGCACGATCACCATGGCCGCCGGGGTATCCCGTGTCTTCGTTCCCGTGCAGATCCTCAACGACGGCCTGTCAGAGCCGACGGAGACGTTCGTGGTCTCCATCATCAACGTCGACAGCGGCTCGACCCTGCTGTTCCCGAGAACGGCGCGGATCAACATACTCGATGACGAAAACCCCGTCACCGATCCAGTCTCACCGCCACTGACGTCGAACTACACCGTCACGGAGCAATCCGTGATCACCGGGCTGAACCAACCCTTGGCGTTCCAATTCGCACCACAGAACCCCTCGCTGGTCTACGTCGCTGAAAAGGGCGGTGTGATCAAGGTCTTCAACGTCAGTACCGGGGTTCAACAATCGACGTTCGTCGACATCAGGCCGAAAGTGAACAACGCTCAGGATCGCGGGCTCCTCGACATCGCGTTGGATCCCCAGTTCGGTCAGCCCGTTGCGCAGGGTCAGCCGGAGCACAACTACGTCTATGCGTTCTACGTCGTCGACCCTCCTGGTACGGCGGCGAATCCATCCGGGACGAACGCGGGGCCGGACGGCGGCGGAAACCGCTTCGCCTACGTCGTGCGCTTCACCGCTGACGCCGCAACGAACTTCACCACGGCGGTTCCCGGTAGTGAAGTGGTCCTTCTGGGCGGCGCAGGGGTCTCACTCAATGACATCAGCGGGGGCGGAGCGGTCGACAGCACCAGCGATACCAGCCTTCCCGAGTCGGGCTTCAACGCCTCGACGGGGAAATACGTCGACAACTACCTCAAGGTCGATTCGCGCAGTCACGCCGGGGGATCGCTGGCGTTCGGCCCCGATGGTGCGCTGTACGTCGGCATCGGAGACGGAACGTCGTTCGACGTGGTCGACCCGCGCACCCGTAGTGTCCAGAACATCGACAGCCTGTCGGGCAAGATCCTCCGAATCGACCCGACGACGGGCTCAGGACTGCCGGACAACCCGTTCGTGAAGCCGGGCGACGATCTCAATGCCAACCACTCCAAGGTGTATCAGCTGGGTCTGCGAAATCCGTTCTCCATCGCCTTCGCCGGAGATGGGCGCCTTTTCATCTCGAACACCGGTTGGTACAGCTGGGAGGAGATCGAAAGTGGCTATGCCGGAGCGAATTTCGGCTGGCCATATTACGAAGGAGGGGACAACGGTGCGGTACTGCCTGCACCGGGGTATCGAGACCTTCCCAGTGACCCCGCACGCGGCCTCCCCAGCGCTGCAGACTTTTACGCCGCAGTCGCCAGTGGCGCGAAGGTGATGACGCCCGCGTTCCGCGCCTTCGCCCACGACCCCAACCAACCGGGTTTTCAGCTCGGGGCCATCGTGGGCGTCGATGCGGTGTACTCGGGATCGCGGTATCCGACAGAGTTCACGAACGACATCTTCTTCTCCGACGTCAACGACGGCGAGGTGTACGTCGTCGACAGCAACAACAGCAGCGAGGTGAAGTACCTGTACACCAGCACGAAAGTCCCCGTCGCTTTCAGCCAGGGACCAGACGGGTACATCTACGTCGCGAACCTCAACGGATCCATCACCAGACTGCAGATCGTGCCGAAACAGGTCTGA